A region of Larimichthys crocea isolate SSNF chromosome X, L_crocea_2.0, whole genome shotgun sequence DNA encodes the following proteins:
- the LOC104917904 gene encoding nephronectin, with protein sequence MTEMSQKVFVVVHFITLSVAYHQDRAVEDVLEYTGGRAQPGLCSYDHTISCCLGWRNVNGICQPVCKKSCVNGNCVGPDKCLCSTGYKGPQCDEDVNECGFLERPCSQRCMNTHGSYRCYCEPGYTLGADEYTCIREAACFSLRCQFGCQMERGGAVRCLCPPGLHLAADNKTCEDVDECQRDADLCPPRRACKNTFGSFVCVCQDGFLMGTVQGTVQCRDKDECLTGSHRCSRNAQCVNTDGSYTCQCLEDYFGNGRTCWPRRAPQSKAVMYFNYKLSKRTKPIQPSSSGLRT encoded by the exons atgactgaaatgagcCAAAAGGTCTTTGTGGTGGTGCATTTCATTACACTCTCCGTGGCCTATCACCAGGACAG GGCAGTGGAGGATGTGCTGGAGTACACTGGGGGTCGTGCACAGCCAGGACTCTGCAGCTATGATCACACTATTTCCTGTTGTTTGGGATGGAGGAATGTTAACGGCATTTGTCAGC CTGTGTGCAAGAAGTCATGCGTAAATGGAAACTGCGTGGGACCAGACAAGTGTTTATGCTCCACAGGGTATAAAGGACCTCAGTGTGATGAAG atgtgaatgAGTGCGGTTTCCTGGAGAGACCTTGTTCCCAGCGCTGCATGAATACACACGGTAGCTATCGCTGTTACTGTGAACCTGGATACACACTCGGTGCAGATGAATACACCTGCATCA GAGAGGCCGCATGTTTCTCCCTGCGCTGCCAGTTTGGTTgccagatggagagagggggagctGTGCGCTGTCTGTGTCCCCCCGGCCTCCACCTGGCCGCTGACAACAAGACGTGTGAAG ATGTAGATGAGTGTCAACGAGATGCTGATCTGTGTCCACCTCGGAGAGCCTGCAAGAACACTTTCGGCagctttgtctgtgtttgccaAGATGGCTTTTTGATGGGGACGGTCCAGGGCACGGTGCAATGTCGAG ATAAGGACGAATGTTTAACCGGGTCTCACCGGTGCAGCCGCAATGCTCAGTGTGTCAACACAGATGGTTCCtacacctgtcagtgtttggaGGACTACTTCGGTAACGGACGCACCTGCTGGCCCAGGAGAGCCCCACAGTCCAAGGCTGTAATGTACTTCAACTATAAACTCTCCAAAAGGACCAAGCCTATACAACCTTCATCTTCAGGTCTTAGAACCTAG